Below is a window of Paenibacillus bovis DNA.
CCCAGCCGTTTCTCCAGATAGCTCTGCAGTACAAACAGTACCGAGGTGAAAATTAGATAAATGACAGCCGCTTCCGCATACAGAATCAATGCCTCATACGTACGCGCTACGACCTGCTGTGATTTGTAGAACAATTCGATGTACGTAATACTAGAAGCCAGCGAAGTATCCTTGACCAGCCCGATAAAAGAGTTCGCCAGCGGCGGTACCGATACACGGGCTGCCTGTGGCAAAATAACCCGGCGCAGTGCCTGACCGCGCGTCATACCGATCGAATAAGCGGCTTCCCATTGTCCTTTGGGTACCGACTGGATAGCAGATCGTACAATCTCCGAACCATAAGCCCCTACACTCAACGAGAAACCGATCAAGGCTGCAACAAACGCAGGCAGTATGATACCGATCGTCGGCAGACCGTAAAAGATAATAAAGAGTTGCACCAGCAATGGCGTTCCCCGAATAATCCATACATATACACGGGCAATAAATTTCAAAATACGCACGCCGGAGATTTGCGCCAGCGCTGTCAGCACAGCCAATACCAATCCGATAGCAAAAGAACTAATCGCCAGCGGAAGTGTGTACTTTAGTGCGGCTTCAAATAAAGGCCAGAAGGAGTCGAGTACAATTTGGATCTGGCGGTCATTCATCGCTATTCCTCCTCAGGGTAAAGTATAATTTCGGATATTCCTATCGGTTTACAGGAGTTCTCATAAAAACACAATATCTTGACGTCCCTTGGGAGCGTCAAGATATTGTGCTGCAACAGGTGAAACGGCAATCTACCGTTTACTGTTCATTATCCAATTATTTGGATACATCTTCACCAAAGTACTTTTTGGAGATTTCCAGATAAGTACCGTCTGCTTTCATATCTTTCAGCGCTTTGTTTACAGCGTCTACCAGATCCTGACTGCTCTTATTGAAAATCGCTGCACTCTGGGAAGCATCATCCTGCTCGGCTACCACTTTGATTGGGGAATCCGGCTGTTGTTTTTTCATATCCAGGTAGGACAGGTTGTCATTAACCGTTGCATCTGCGCGTCCGGAAGCCAGCAATTGTACAGCCTGCGGGAATCCATCCGCTGCTACCAGCTCTGCACCATTTTCTTCGGCAATTTTACCAAAGTTACTGGTCAGGGACTGAGCAGATTTTTTGCCTTTCAGATCGGCAAAGGTTTTGATATCCGTATTATCGTCACGCACAATCAGTACGCCTTTGGAAGTGATGTACGGATCAGAGAACAGATATTTCTCCTGACGTTCCGGAGTCACGCCCACTTCATTAAATACAGTATCAAAACGGTTGGCATCCAGACCGGCAATCATACCGTCCCATTTGGCTTCAACGAATTCAGGTTCTACGCCCAGACGTTTGCTTACTTCTGTAGCAATATCCACGTCAAATCCGGTCAGCTTGCCGCTCTCGTCGTGGAAAGTAAACGGAGCATACGTACCTTCCGTACCAATGCGCAGCTTGCCGCTGGCTTTTACCGATTCCAGTGTCGGTGCACCGGAGGAAGAAGGTGTGCTTTCGGTAGTGGACGCCGATTGATCGGTACCGCTGCCGGTTGTTGCTGTATTGGAGCTGTTACCGCATGCGGCAATCACCAGCATGGTCAGAATCAGCATCAGAGTCAAAGAACCCCATTTTTTCATTTGTAATACTCCCCTCGATTATAAATATGATGAATATCTATACATTCGACCCCGTCACGAGTCTTTGGTCGCTGTTTGTTGAAACGTCTGCAATTCATAC
It encodes the following:
- a CDS encoding amino acid ABC transporter permease; this translates as MNDRQIQIVLDSFWPLFEAALKYTLPLAISSFAIGLVLAVLTALAQISGVRILKFIARVYVWIIRGTPLLVQLFIIFYGLPTIGIILPAFVAALIGFSLSVGAYGSEIVRSAIQSVPKGQWEAAYSIGMTRGQALRRVILPQAARVSVPPLANSFIGLVKDTSLASSITYIELFYKSQQVVARTYEALILYAEAAVIYLIFTSVLFVLQSYLEKRLGRSLSS
- a CDS encoding amino acid ABC transporter substrate-binding protein, producing MKKWGSLTLMLILTMLVIAACGNSSNTATTGSGTDQSASTTESTPSSSGAPTLESVKASGKLRIGTEGTYAPFTFHDESGKLTGFDVDIATEVSKRLGVEPEFVEAKWDGMIAGLDANRFDTVFNEVGVTPERQEKYLFSDPYITSKGVLIVRDDNTDIKTFADLKGKKSAQSLTSNFGKIAEENGAELVAADGFPQAVQLLASGRADATVNDNLSYLDMKKQQPDSPIKVVAEQDDASQSAAIFNKSSQDLVDAVNKALKDMKADGTYLEISKKYFGEDVSK